In the Merismopedia glauca CCAP 1448/3 genome, GCTACACCTGGGTCCAGCCTATGAATTTGCGATCGCCCTTCTATTTGCGCCTGAAACATGAGGGGGATATAATCGCTATCTGCCATTAGCCGCACCTCCCGCTACATTTCTGGATTTCCTGTAGCGTTGCGTCCACCAAACCATGCTGTCGCATAGTTCTGTCAAGACAGCTAAGGCGATTTTGCGCTGTTCGATGTCGAAACTCCAGAGTTTATCGGTCATTGTTTTAACTGCTGCCGTATTATCTGGGTTAACTGCATCGTTAGGGACGTTTATACCCGCCTCCTTCATAATTTTGCAAAAAGTCGTCCAGGTTTTCTTCCAGAAATCAGCCTTGTCTCTACTGTCTCGCTGCAAGCGCAGGTGTTCTCCCCAAAAGCGTTCCAATCCGTAAGCGGTTGCCATCCGCATTTTATGGCTTTCGACCAAAACATCGCCTTTTTCTCTAAATTCCAGAATCAAATCGTGGGCGTAACGATCTATTTCAAATGGCTTTAAACTCATCTCTCTAACTCCTAGCCTTCAGTTTTAGTCGCCTACATACCCTTGAGGGTAATTTCGCAGTTGCCAAAGCCAATCGATTCCAAACCTCCCAGATAGATCTCGCTAATTTGTTTCCCTTTACCGAAGGGTTGCCAGTGTTGAGGGGCTTTTTGGCGAATTGCTACCGGAAAAACCATAATCGTGCCTTCTGGTAAAGCTTCTGTATTGAAAAAGCCGCCGCCATCGACTCGTTTCTCATCATCTTTCAGCCGGACTCTGCTTTGGCGGTACAGTGCCATGTCGTGAATCGCCCCAATTTCATCATCTGCAACTACCACTGCTGGAAGTTCTTCGCCTAGTGGAAACCATGCAGATAGATCTGTCATACCTTTGGCTAATTCTAGAAAGCCAAAGTTGAAAAATAGTTTTTTCTTACCTTCTACGTTCAGCGCTTTGAGGGTTTGGGAACCTGAATACACCAGGCGATCAATTTGCGATCCGCTTATCTCTTTTAGCTTCTTGCCATCCTTTAAAGTTACCGATTCCCCAGCCAAACGCTGATAGCGCTTGAGTAGTTTGGGACTGCTAACCCAAACTATAGGCTGTCCGGGACAAAAAACGGGCAACCACAACAGCGATGCATACTCAAACTTCACCATTGCTTCAGAGGTAGTATCTGAAGCGTCGGTAGCGGCGGTTTTGCCATACCAGAAGTTTTCATCTATCTCTAGATCTGGTTCGATCTTCAGTTCTGTTGCTTGTTTTTGCAGCCAATGGAGTCGGGTTAAAGGTTCTTTTTCACCTTCTACTTTAATTTCCCGCGAATCTGGAGTGTCAATCTTTCGCTCTTTTAAAGCCT is a window encoding:
- a CDS encoding RAMP superfamily CRISPR-associated protein — protein: MYRKGYGIIETLAPLHVGATAGEESGNLNPIFRDSFLRTGIIPGSSLRGRFRSQMRLQRQIWLEKALKERKIDTPDSREIKVEGEKEPLTRLHWLQKQATELKIEPDLEIDENFWYGKTAATDASDTTSEAMVKFEYASLLWLPVFCPGQPIVWVSSPKLLKRYQRLAGESVTLKDGKKLKEISGSQIDRLVYSGSQTLKALNVEGKKKLFFNFGFLELAKGMTDLSAWFPLGEELPAVVVADDEIGAIHDMALYRQSRVRLKDDEKRVDGGGFFNTEALPEGTIMVFPVAIRQKAPQHWQPFGKGKQISEIYLGGLESIGFGNCEITLKGM